One genomic window of Sphingomonas ginsengisoli An et al. 2013 includes the following:
- the trpA gene encoding tryptophan synthase subunit alpha, whose product MSRYDEMFLRLKQRHEGAFGGFLMLGDPDVATSATLLDALIDGGADMIEVGIPFSDPVADGPVIQAAAERALKAGVRVDDCFALLRQFRAKHPAVPIGILTYANLLIARGLDRFMADAAAAGADSMLVADVPSLEAERFATAAKAAGLELVMIAAPNTPAAVVERIARLSGGYTYCVARAGVTGTGEALALDHDAIFELLAEAGAPPPILGFGISTPEHVAQALAAGANGVIAGSALVKLGADPAALRQLVSAMKDATALAD is encoded by the coding sequence ATGAGCCGCTACGACGAAATGTTCCTGCGCTTGAAGCAGCGGCACGAGGGCGCGTTCGGCGGCTTCCTGATGCTCGGCGATCCCGATGTGGCGACCAGTGCGACGCTGCTCGACGCCTTGATCGATGGCGGCGCCGACATGATCGAGGTGGGCATTCCCTTCTCCGACCCGGTCGCCGACGGGCCGGTGATCCAGGCGGCGGCCGAGCGGGCGCTCAAGGCCGGGGTGCGGGTCGACGATTGCTTCGCGCTGCTGCGGCAGTTTCGCGCCAAGCATCCGGCGGTGCCGATCGGGATCCTGACCTACGCCAATCTGCTGATCGCGCGCGGGCTCGACCGGTTCATGGCCGACGCGGCGGCGGCGGGGGCAGATTCGATGCTGGTCGCCGACGTGCCGAGCCTCGAGGCCGAACGCTTCGCCACTGCCGCCAAGGCTGCCGGACTTGAGCTGGTAATGATCGCCGCGCCGAACACGCCTGCCGCGGTGGTCGAGCGAATTGCGCGGTTGAGCGGTGGCTACACTTATTGCGTCGCCCGCGCCGGGGTGACCGGGACGGGCGAGGCGCTCGCGCTCGACCATGATGCGATCTTCGAATTGCTGGCCGAGGCGGGGGCGCCGCCGCCGATCCTCGGCTTCGGCATCTCGACGCCAGAGCATGTCGCGCAGGCGCTAGCCGCCGGGGCGAACGGGGTCATCGCCGGCTCGGCGCTGGTCAAGCTCGGCGCCGATCCGGCGGCGCTGCGCCAGCTTGTCAGCGCGATGAAGGACGCTACTGCCCTCGCAGACTGA
- a CDS encoding SDR family NAD(P)-dependent oxidoreductase, whose protein sequence is MAISLEGRTAIVTGAGGGLGRCHALLLARAGARVIVNDIPQNIGLAEKVMEEILSAGGKASAFGASVTNEAAVAEMVAKAGAVDILVNNAGILRDKSFAKMDLADFRLVMDVHLMGSVICTKAVWDGMRERNYGRIVMTTSSSGLYGNFGQSNYGAAKMALVGFMQTLALEGAKNNVKVNCLAPTARTAMTEGLLPPQALELLKPEFVSPALLALVAEEAPTRTILAAGAQGVEAAQITLTKGISIKGLDDLDAGQVILDRLGEIGDLATATVPGSGMEQGQVELGKALGA, encoded by the coding sequence ATGGCCATTTCGCTTGAGGGCAGGACCGCGATCGTCACCGGCGCCGGCGGGGGCCTCGGCCGCTGCCACGCGCTGCTGCTGGCGCGCGCGGGCGCCAGGGTGATCGTCAACGACATTCCGCAGAACATCGGCCTGGCCGAGAAGGTGATGGAGGAAATCCTCAGCGCTGGCGGCAAGGCCTCGGCGTTCGGGGCGAGCGTCACCAATGAGGCCGCGGTGGCCGAGATGGTGGCAAAAGCGGGGGCGGTCGACATCCTCGTCAACAATGCCGGCATCCTGCGCGACAAGAGCTTCGCCAAGATGGACCTCGCCGACTTCCGGCTGGTGATGGACGTCCACCTGATGGGCAGCGTCATCTGCACCAAGGCGGTGTGGGACGGGATGCGCGAGCGCAATTACGGGCGGATCGTGATGACCACCTCGTCGAGCGGGCTCTACGGCAATTTCGGGCAGAGCAATTACGGCGCGGCGAAGATGGCGCTGGTCGGCTTCATGCAGACTCTCGCGCTGGAAGGCGCCAAGAACAATGTGAAGGTCAACTGCCTCGCGCCGACCGCGCGGACGGCGATGACCGAGGGGCTGTTGCCGCCGCAGGCGCTGGAGTTGCTCAAGCCCGAGTTCGTCAGCCCGGCGCTGCTCGCGCTGGTCGCCGAGGAAGCGCCGACGCGGACCATCCTCGCGGCGGGCGCGCAGGGGGTCGAGGCGGCGCAGATCACGCTGACCAAGGGCATTTCGATCAAGGGGCTCGACGACCTCGACGCCGGGCAGGTCATCCTCGACCGGTTGGGTGAGATCGGCGACCTCGCCACCGCGACCGTCCCGGGCTCGGGCATGGAGCAGGGGCAGGTCGAGCTCGGCAAGGCGCTCGGCGCCTGA